In Kitasatospora sp. NA04385, a single genomic region encodes these proteins:
- a CDS encoding LysR family transcriptional regulator encodes MELRHLRTFEAVARTLSVTQAARELHYAQSSVSDQIQALERELGVELINRSQRRIRLTAQGEVLSSYTERILTLLEEARFAVSRPATELALGALETLGRYLLPEVLSYYRELHPQTKVRVSQYNRGELYQSVRRGDLDLCLTFGAPPADAGLRAETLAEEPLVIIAPPGHPLAARGRADLAELAAEPFLATQRGCGFREMYDGAFGAMPGKEPVAEVDSIGTLGACVAAGMGCALLPLVSVRSQADRGEVALVEIGDTDLRTAITMTWLERNSANPNLLGFQSAIRKQLAA; translated from the coding sequence ATGGAGTTACGACACCTTCGCACGTTCGAGGCGGTCGCCCGGACTCTCAGCGTGACACAGGCCGCGCGGGAGTTGCACTACGCGCAGTCCAGTGTCAGTGACCAGATCCAGGCGCTGGAGCGCGAGTTGGGCGTCGAGCTGATCAACCGCTCGCAGCGCCGGATCAGGCTGACCGCCCAGGGCGAGGTGCTGTCCTCGTACACCGAGCGGATCCTCACCCTGCTGGAGGAGGCCCGCTTCGCGGTCTCCCGGCCCGCCACCGAGCTGGCCCTCGGCGCCCTGGAGACGCTGGGCCGCTACCTGCTGCCCGAGGTGCTCTCGTACTACCGGGAGCTGCATCCGCAGACCAAGGTCCGGGTCTCCCAGTACAACCGCGGCGAGCTGTACCAGTCGGTGCGCCGGGGCGACCTCGACCTCTGCCTGACCTTCGGCGCGCCGCCGGCCGATGCCGGGCTGCGCGCGGAGACGCTGGCCGAGGAGCCGCTGGTCATCATCGCGCCGCCGGGCCACCCGCTGGCCGCCCGCGGCCGGGCCGACCTGGCGGAGCTGGCCGCCGAGCCGTTCCTGGCCACCCAGCGGGGCTGCGGGTTCCGGGAGATGTACGACGGCGCCTTCGGGGCGATGCCCGGCAAGGAGCCGGTCGCCGAGGTGGACAGCATCGGCACCCTGGGCGCCTGCGTCGCGGCCGGGATGGGCTGCGCGCTGCTGCCGCTGGTGTCGGTCCGCAGCCAGGCCGACCGGGGCGAGGTCGCCCTGGTGGAGATCGGCGACACCGACCTGCGGACGGCGATCACCATGACCTGGCTGGAGCGCAACTCGGCCAACCCCAACCTGCTCGGCTTCCAGAGCGCCATCCGCAAGCAGCTGGCGGCCTGA
- a CDS encoding LysR family transcriptional regulator: MSLRDIEVKLLRALVAIVDEGGFACAARSLHVTQPTISQQIQRLESIVQAPLFERTRRPLLLTPVGREVLAHARRVILLNNEVLGRISALSSQDSLSLGCSVHFADGLRTMLSELATERPQLKCSIATGPSASLADQVGRDELEAAILLGIETPRCEMLGRLRLAWYGQAPLLPAEPVPVALVSERSALSRRIIETLAEHNVPWRSAPWCSDPLAVRASVRAGLAYTALAANVHHGDLSLLPVPPGVLCPEPEPVPVYLAFSPSAGEQVVTAARAAARAALRDVPLGPP, translated from the coding sequence GTGTCCTTACGTGACATCGAGGTCAAGTTGCTGCGCGCCCTCGTGGCGATCGTCGACGAGGGCGGATTCGCCTGTGCCGCCCGCTCCCTGCACGTCACGCAACCGACAATCAGCCAGCAGATCCAGCGGCTGGAGTCGATCGTCCAGGCCCCGCTGTTCGAACGGACCAGACGCCCGCTGCTGCTGACCCCGGTCGGGCGGGAGGTGCTGGCGCACGCCCGCCGGGTGATCCTGCTGAACAACGAGGTGCTCGGCCGGATCTCGGCGCTGTCCTCGCAGGACTCGCTCAGCCTGGGCTGCTCGGTCCACTTCGCCGACGGGCTGCGCACCATGCTCAGCGAACTGGCCACCGAGCGACCCCAGTTGAAGTGCTCGATCGCCACCGGCCCGAGCGCGTCGCTGGCCGACCAGGTCGGACGGGACGAGCTGGAGGCGGCGATCCTGCTGGGGATCGAGACGCCGCGCTGCGAGATGCTCGGGCGGCTGCGCCTGGCCTGGTACGGGCAGGCGCCGCTGCTGCCGGCGGAGCCGGTGCCGGTGGCGCTGGTCAGCGAGCGCTCGGCGCTGAGCAGACGGATCATCGAGACCCTGGCCGAGCACAACGTGCCCTGGCGGTCGGCCCCCTGGTGCTCGGACCCGCTCGCGGTGCGGGCCTCGGTCCGGGCCGGGCTGGCGTACACCGCGCTGGCCGCGAACGTGCACCACGGCGACCTGTCGCTGCTGCCGGTCCCGCCGGGGGTGCTGTGCCCGGAGCCGGAGCCCGTCCCGGTCTACCTCGCCTTCTCGCCCTCCGCCGGCGAGCAGGTGGTCACCGCCGCCCGCGCGGCGGCCCGGGCGGCGCTCCGGGACGTCCCGCTCGGCCCGCCCTGA
- a CDS encoding O-methyltransferase — protein MTPDPLLAELIERTHSAIPDQAHMSVAPEEGALLTFLVRLLGARRIVEVGTFTGYSSLCLARGLPDDGSLITFDVSAEWTGLAREFWTRAGVADRIELRLGDALETLRALPAEPHLDLAFIDADKPGYIGYWEELVPRLRPGGLLLVDNTLFSGQVIDPDPAPKPAAVRAFNEHARRDERVELVMLPLADGLTAARRLAPGESPSRAAWTDPAGEER, from the coding sequence ATGACGCCGGACCCGCTGCTGGCCGAGCTGATCGAGCGGACCCACTCGGCGATCCCCGACCAGGCGCACATGAGCGTCGCCCCCGAGGAGGGCGCGCTGCTGACCTTCCTGGTCCGCCTGCTGGGCGCCCGCCGGATCGTCGAGGTCGGCACCTTCACCGGCTACTCCTCGCTCTGTCTGGCCCGCGGCCTGCCCGACGACGGCTCGCTGATCACCTTCGACGTCTCGGCCGAGTGGACCGGCCTGGCCCGCGAGTTCTGGACCCGGGCCGGCGTCGCCGACCGGATCGAGCTGCGGCTCGGCGACGCGCTGGAGACGCTGCGCGCGCTGCCCGCCGAACCGCACCTGGACCTGGCCTTCATCGACGCGGACAAGCCCGGCTACATCGGCTACTGGGAGGAGCTCGTCCCCCGGCTGCGCCCCGGCGGGCTGCTGCTGGTCGACAACACCCTGTTCAGCGGCCAGGTGATCGACCCGGACCCGGCGCCCAAGCCCGCCGCCGTCCGCGCCTTCAACGAGCACGCCCGCCGCGACGAGCGGGTCGAGCTGGTCATGCTGCCGCTCGCCGACGGCCTCACCGCGGCCCGGCGGCTGGCCCCCGGCGAGAGCCCGTCCCGGGCCGCGTGGACCGACCCGGCCGGGGAGGAGCGGTGA
- a CDS encoding putative quinol monooxygenase, whose product MSETVLREGDGNIFMINVFDVEPENQQELARVMSEGADKHIRNRPGCLSVNILTSRDGKRLLYVAQWTSKDGIKAAMGDPDIQAVRDRAAELAKPDAHAYTVYSLHHPDAPQD is encoded by the coding sequence ATGAGCGAAACCGTTCTGCGCGAAGGCGACGGCAACATCTTCATGATCAACGTCTTCGACGTCGAGCCGGAGAACCAGCAGGAGCTCGCCCGGGTGATGAGCGAGGGCGCCGACAAGCACATCCGCAACCGGCCGGGCTGCCTGTCGGTGAACATCCTCACCAGCCGGGACGGCAAGCGGCTGCTGTACGTCGCGCAGTGGACCAGCAAGGACGGCATCAAGGCCGCCATGGGCGACCCGGACATCCAGGCGGTCCGGGACCGCGCGGCCGAGCTGGCCAAGCCGGACGCGCACGCCTACACCGTCTACTCGCTGCACCACCCGGACGCCCCGCAGGACTGA
- a CDS encoding MFS transporter, with amino-acid sequence MATQAGVQPAVTPAKSEGPPRALLIGLSLGYFMVLLDMTIVSVALPAMADYLDVGLSGLQWVTNGYTITFAALLLTAGWLSDRFGGRRVFLWGLVAFGVLSGVSALATTLPVLVALRLALGAAGALLLPSSLAVITNAYTDPVMRARAVGSWAAITGAALAAGPVVGGVLTDTVGWRAIFLINVPLAVASLLITVKMAPETAIKQRSGLDLTGQISSVVALAALVYALIEGPDKGWGATGVLVAFGLTVLGAVTFLVAEVRAGDAAMVPLRMFRSPGFSPAVGAGLLANFGLSGLLFVLSLFFQEGRHYSPVVTGLVFLPLTLPTAFNPIYTGRLVGRIGPRKPATLGFVLMGAGALLQAPFTDDSGLALAATVVGLLAFGFGVSFALPSLVAGMASTVPAEFAGMGAGVLNSARQVGASLGVAVLGVVLNLSSSSADGTRWALVTGGLVLLLGAVVTSTGLRGKAPAAK; translated from the coding sequence ATGGCTACGCAGGCCGGCGTCCAGCCCGCCGTCACACCCGCCAAGTCCGAAGGCCCGCCCCGCGCCCTGCTGATCGGGCTCTCGCTCGGCTACTTCATGGTGCTGCTGGACATGACCATCGTCTCGGTCGCCCTCCCGGCGATGGCCGACTACCTCGACGTCGGCCTCAGCGGACTGCAGTGGGTCACCAACGGCTACACCATCACCTTCGCGGCCCTGCTGCTCACCGCGGGCTGGCTCTCGGACCGCTTCGGCGGCCGCCGGGTCTTCCTGTGGGGCCTGGTCGCGTTCGGGGTGCTGTCCGGCGTCTCCGCGCTGGCGACCACCCTGCCGGTGCTGGTCGCACTGCGGCTGGCGCTGGGCGCGGCGGGGGCGCTGCTGCTCCCGTCCTCGCTCGCGGTGATCACCAACGCCTACACCGACCCGGTGATGCGGGCCCGCGCGGTGGGCTCCTGGGCGGCGATCACCGGCGCCGCCCTGGCGGCCGGACCGGTGGTCGGCGGCGTGCTGACCGACACCGTCGGCTGGCGCGCGATCTTCCTGATCAACGTCCCGCTGGCGGTGGCCAGCCTGCTGATCACCGTCAAGATGGCCCCCGAGACCGCCATCAAGCAGCGCAGCGGACTCGACCTGACCGGCCAGATCAGTTCGGTCGTCGCGCTCGCCGCCCTGGTGTACGCGCTGATCGAGGGCCCCGACAAGGGCTGGGGCGCCACCGGCGTGCTGGTCGCCTTCGGGCTCACCGTGCTCGGCGCGGTCACCTTCCTGGTGGCCGAGGTGCGGGCCGGCGACGCGGCGATGGTCCCGCTGCGGATGTTCCGCAGCCCGGGCTTCTCCCCGGCGGTCGGGGCGGGCCTGCTCGCCAACTTCGGCCTCTCCGGCCTGCTGTTCGTCCTGTCGCTGTTCTTCCAGGAGGGCCGCCACTACTCGCCGGTCGTCACCGGCCTGGTCTTCCTGCCGCTGACCCTGCCCACCGCGTTCAACCCGATCTACACCGGCCGCCTGGTCGGCCGGATCGGGCCGCGCAAGCCCGCCACCCTCGGCTTCGTCCTGATGGGCGCCGGCGCGCTGCTCCAGGCGCCGTTCACCGACGACTCGGGGCTCGCCCTGGCCGCGACCGTGGTCGGCCTGCTGGCCTTCGGCTTCGGCGTCTCCTTCGCCCTGCCCTCGCTGGTCGCGGGCATGGCGAGCACCGTCCCCGCCGAGTTCGCCGGCATGGGCGCCGGCGTCCTCAACTCGGCCCGCCAGGTCGGCGCCTCGCTCGGCGTCGCCGTCCTCGGCGTCGTCCTCAACCTGTCCTCGTCCAGCGCCGACGGCACCCGTTGGGCGCTGGTCACGGGCGGACTGGTCCTGCTGCTCGGGGCCGTCGTCACCTCCACCGGACTGCGCGGAAAGGCACCCGCCGCCAAGTAG
- a CDS encoding 3-deoxy-7-phosphoheptulonate synthase — protein MPAERPFTDLDEEWNREAGTAEQQPDWGDPVRAAAVRAELARLPGLVTWAEVRHLRTLLAEAAVGQYQVVQAGDCAEDPQECEPSVVVRKAALLDALAGVMTAGTGLPVLRIGRIAGQFAKPRSSPTETVDGVELPVYRGHLVNAPEPTAAARRADPERMLDCYHAARSAVACLRQRSGAWGLPVGAPVWTSHEALVLDYELPLLRRTATDDILLTSTHLPWIGERTRNPDGPHAVMLAQVANPVACKIGPTTRPQDLLALCARLDPHREPGRLTLVVRMGAAAVADALPPLVAAVQRAGHRVVWLCDPMHGNTVKAPGGTKVRSVRTLVAEVRGFREAVTAAGGVPAGLHLEATPHEVAECVWDDPAELAAELAAAGAPEGTASHCDPRLNPAQAVEVARAWAGRPARR, from the coding sequence CTGCCCGCCGAACGGCCCTTCACCGACCTCGACGAGGAGTGGAACCGGGAGGCCGGCACCGCCGAGCAGCAGCCCGACTGGGGCGACCCGGTCCGGGCGGCCGCGGTCCGCGCCGAACTGGCCCGGCTGCCCGGCCTGGTCACCTGGGCCGAGGTCCGCCACCTGCGGACCCTGCTCGCCGAGGCCGCGGTCGGCCAGTACCAGGTCGTCCAGGCCGGGGACTGCGCGGAGGACCCGCAGGAGTGCGAGCCGTCCGTGGTGGTCCGCAAGGCCGCGCTGCTGGACGCGCTGGCCGGCGTCATGACGGCCGGCACCGGCCTCCCGGTGCTGCGGATCGGCCGGATCGCCGGCCAGTTCGCCAAGCCCCGCAGCTCCCCGACCGAGACCGTGGACGGCGTCGAGCTCCCGGTCTACCGCGGCCACCTGGTGAACGCGCCGGAGCCCACCGCGGCCGCCCGGCGGGCCGACCCGGAGCGGATGCTCGACTGCTACCACGCGGCCCGCTCCGCCGTGGCCTGCCTGCGCCAGCGCTCCGGCGCCTGGGGCCTGCCCGTCGGGGCGCCGGTGTGGACCAGCCACGAGGCGCTCGTGCTGGACTACGAGCTGCCGCTGCTGCGCCGGACCGCGACCGACGACATCCTGCTGACCTCCACCCACCTGCCGTGGATCGGCGAGCGCACCAGGAACCCGGACGGCCCGCACGCCGTGATGCTGGCCCAGGTCGCCAACCCGGTGGCCTGCAAGATCGGGCCGACCACCCGGCCGCAGGACCTGCTGGCCCTGTGCGCCCGGCTGGACCCGCACCGCGAGCCCGGCCGGCTCACCCTGGTGGTCCGGATGGGCGCGGCCGCGGTGGCCGACGCGCTGCCGCCGCTGGTCGCCGCCGTCCAGCGGGCCGGCCACCGGGTGGTGTGGCTGTGCGACCCGATGCACGGCAACACCGTCAAGGCGCCCGGCGGCACCAAGGTCCGCTCGGTGCGGACGCTGGTCGCCGAGGTGCGGGGCTTCCGCGAGGCGGTCACCGCGGCGGGCGGCGTCCCGGCCGGCCTGCACCTGGAGGCCACCCCGCACGAGGTCGCCGAGTGCGTGTGGGACGACCCCGCCGAACTCGCCGCCGAACTGGCCGCCGCCGGTGCGCCGGAGGGCACCGCCTCGCACTGCGACCCCCGGCTCAACCCGGCCCAGGCCGTCGAGGTGGCCCGGGCCTGGGCGGGCCGGCCCGCCCGGCGCTGA
- a CDS encoding FAD-dependent monooxygenase has product MSSQADPGRTTRHPVLVVGAGPAGLSAALALRAAGMPAVVLERRTAETVRPGSRAAYIHGASLRELERLSPGLGRGIADRGLMWATKRSFWAGHEVYTRTYPRYGKDGLPPFTSLPQVDTEDLMAAACREAGVEFHHGVEVKSAETTPDGVRLTDATGRTWEAEYAIAADGSRSPLREAVGIPLEGPRSRNTFVVVDLKDDPDHPVPLERVFHYKHPAVGGRNVLIVPFAGGWRVDLNLNVDDDPARFTSAEGLNRWISRVMPAAYGERVSWVSTYKFAQQVAADFTDAHGRVLLTGEASHLFAPFGARGMNSSIPDAVRAVQAVHDALSAGGGRAGAAAEIARFAAERREAALYNRGCASTALEHMVAQRPAVRLRRRMAVTLALAGQKAGAWLDSAPYGPKLAAKGAARKSY; this is encoded by the coding sequence ATGAGCAGCCAGGCAGACCCCGGACGCACCACCCGCCACCCGGTCCTGGTCGTCGGCGCCGGACCCGCCGGGCTCAGCGCCGCGCTCGCCCTGCGCGCCGCCGGGATGCCCGCCGTCGTCCTGGAGCGCCGCACCGCCGAGACCGTCCGGCCCGGCAGCCGCGCCGCCTACATCCACGGCGCCTCGCTGCGCGAACTGGAGCGGCTCAGCCCCGGGCTCGGCCGGGGGATCGCCGACCGCGGCCTGATGTGGGCCACCAAGCGCTCCTTCTGGGCCGGCCACGAGGTCTACACCCGCACCTACCCCCGCTACGGCAAGGACGGCCTGCCGCCGTTCACCAGCCTCCCGCAGGTCGACACCGAGGACCTGATGGCCGCGGCCTGCCGCGAGGCCGGGGTCGAGTTCCACCACGGCGTCGAGGTGAAGTCCGCCGAGACCACCCCCGACGGCGTCCGGCTGACCGACGCCACCGGACGCACCTGGGAGGCCGAGTACGCCATCGCGGCCGACGGCTCCCGCTCGCCGCTGCGCGAGGCGGTCGGCATCCCGCTGGAGGGGCCGCGCTCGCGCAACACCTTCGTGGTGGTCGACCTCAAGGACGACCCGGACCACCCCGTCCCGCTGGAGCGGGTCTTCCACTACAAGCACCCGGCGGTCGGCGGCCGCAACGTGCTGATCGTGCCGTTCGCCGGCGGCTGGCGGGTCGACCTCAACCTCAACGTCGACGACGACCCGGCCCGCTTCACCTCCGCCGAGGGCCTGAACCGGTGGATCTCCCGGGTGATGCCCGCCGCGTACGGGGAGCGGGTCAGTTGGGTGTCCACCTACAAGTTCGCCCAGCAGGTGGCCGCCGACTTCACCGACGCCCACGGCCGGGTGCTGCTCACCGGCGAGGCCTCGCACCTGTTCGCCCCGTTCGGCGCCCGCGGCATGAACTCCAGCATCCCCGACGCGGTCCGGGCGGTGCAGGCCGTGCACGACGCGCTGTCGGCCGGCGGCGGCCGGGCCGGGGCGGCCGCCGAGATCGCCCGGTTCGCGGCCGAACGCCGGGAGGCGGCGCTGTACAACCGGGGCTGCGCCAGCACCGCGCTGGAGCACATGGTCGCGCAGCGGCCCGCGGTCCGGCTGCGGCGGCGGATGGCGGTGACCCTGGCGCTGGCCGGGCAGAAGGCGGGCGCCTGGCTGGATTCGGCGCCGTACGGGCCCAAGCTCGCGGCGAAGGGCGCGGCGCGCAAATCCTACTGA
- a CDS encoding glycosyltransferase family 2 protein: MPPSDTAPATVDAVVLTMNDRPEQATALQSLLGQKGVDLRVIVVGNGVRPEDIPVGITTLALPENVGIPEGRNIGARALAEIDGGGEFVFFFDNDAHLPAPDTLARLVEQARRRPRAAWVQPRIADPDTGETVRRWVPRLRTADPDRPGTVAAMAEGILLVRRQAFEQVGGWPGHFFLYHEGFDLALRCWDAGLTGYYAPQVVVHHPASDPARHALYQRLVARNRVWVAYRLLPAPLVPLYITVWVAITVLRSRRAPRTLAPWFSGLWEGLRGGHGERRPISWATAWRLTRAGRPPVI; the protein is encoded by the coding sequence ATGCCCCCCAGCGACACCGCCCCCGCCACGGTCGATGCGGTCGTTCTGACCATGAACGACCGCCCCGAGCAGGCCACCGCACTGCAGTCCCTCCTCGGTCAGAAGGGCGTCGACCTGCGCGTGATCGTGGTTGGCAACGGCGTCCGGCCCGAGGACATCCCCGTCGGCATCACCACCCTGGCGCTGCCCGAGAACGTGGGCATCCCCGAGGGCCGCAACATCGGCGCCCGGGCACTCGCGGAGATCGACGGCGGCGGCGAGTTCGTGTTCTTCTTCGACAACGACGCCCACCTGCCCGCCCCCGACACCCTGGCCCGCCTCGTCGAGCAGGCCCGCCGGCGCCCGCGGGCGGCCTGGGTGCAGCCCCGGATCGCCGACCCCGACACCGGGGAGACCGTCCGACGCTGGGTGCCCCGCCTGCGCACCGCGGACCCCGACCGGCCCGGCACCGTCGCGGCGATGGCCGAAGGCATCCTCCTCGTCCGCCGCCAAGCCTTCGAACAGGTCGGCGGGTGGCCCGGGCACTTCTTCCTCTACCACGAGGGCTTCGATCTGGCCCTGCGCTGCTGGGATGCGGGCCTGACGGGCTACTACGCGCCGCAGGTCGTCGTCCACCACCCCGCCAGCGATCCGGCCCGCCACGCCCTCTACCAGCGCTTGGTCGCCCGCAACCGGGTCTGGGTCGCCTACCGGCTTCTGCCCGCCCCCCTGGTTCCCCTCTACATCACCGTCTGGGTCGCCATCACCGTCCTGCGGTCCCGGCGGGCCCCGCGGACGCTGGCCCCGTGGTTCTCCGGCCTGTGGGAGGGGCTGCGCGGCGGCCATGGCGAGCGCCGCCCGATCTCCTGGGCCACTGCGTGGCGCCTGACTCGGGCCGGACGCCCCCCGGTGATCTGA
- a CDS encoding VOC family protein, whose protein sequence is MATAPPPVPPQGSHRAPGLDGVDHLAYVTWRPRETHEFYTRVLGMPLVHAITATGWVTDDYPDFVHFFFDMGRGNRIAFFYYFDLPEEAPPSDLMHRSRHLAFHVDTEEELLAWRDRLKSHGVRVTTPLAHELIESIYFDDPNGLQLEITRPLREMSGIDARDAEFTLKALIDVTESPQPSVQAMWQRKAELIRKSIEVPTP, encoded by the coding sequence TTGGCTACCGCACCACCGCCCGTCCCGCCGCAGGGCTCCCACCGGGCGCCCGGCCTCGACGGGGTCGACCACCTGGCCTACGTCACCTGGCGGCCGCGGGAGACGCACGAGTTCTACACCCGGGTCCTGGGCATGCCGCTGGTGCACGCCATCACGGCCACCGGATGGGTCACCGACGACTACCCGGACTTCGTGCACTTCTTCTTCGACATGGGCCGGGGCAACCGGATCGCGTTCTTCTACTACTTCGACCTGCCGGAGGAGGCGCCGCCGAGCGACCTGATGCACCGCTCGCGGCACCTCGCCTTCCACGTGGACACCGAGGAGGAACTCCTCGCCTGGCGCGACCGGCTGAAGTCCCACGGCGTGCGGGTCACCACGCCGCTCGCCCACGAACTCATCGAGTCGATCTACTTCGACGACCCCAACGGCCTCCAGCTGGAGATCACCCGGCCGCTGCGCGAGATGTCCGGCATCGACGCCCGCGACGCGGAGTTCACCCTGAAGGCCCTGATCGACGTCACCGAGTCGCCCCAACCCTCGGTGCAGGCCATGTGGCAGCGCAAGGCCGAACTCATCCGCAAGAGCATCGAGGTGCCGACCCCGTGA
- a CDS encoding class I adenylate-forming enzyme family protein produces the protein MKAPPEKSTTVLPTFGEALERAAALRPGPAVMDGNRWWSWHDCLLQAERTAGALHRRGLRAGEVLAAQLPNSWELLVLHAATARLGVLLLPLHSAYGAHEVRSLLEQSRASALVARDSYRGRDRAAGIRALREQLPALRHVWLSGADRAVRPADGPDDLPSSVELLDGAPYFEGRLPERPRGHQTPLMLLASSGTTSRRPKLCLHSHGGLLGNAAAVAADGGLGAGDTVVSASPLSHAFGMLSVHLALVTGGAVGLFEGWDPARFLAGLRAAGATAAFAVPAQLRDLLALVEQEAGPGAEPGPVPVPGLREVRTGGAPVPRELADGVRRRLGARLIVQWGMTEVGAGTFTRPADPPEAVATVGRPVSGAEARVVDADGAPVPAGTTGELQYRSPYLFKGYLHAPELTAAAFTADGWLRSGDLAALQEDGSVGYRGRGDELINRGGLKFSALEVEELLNDLPQLAQHAVVARPDPRLGQRSCLLVALRGDARLTLDEVTGHLSRKGLATYKLPEQLVVVDRLPTTVTGKIARARLRAVLLDPEPGTGPGAAPTHRPSARVVPADLVPSVPRPRDGHLRTAPDDPGAAR, from the coding sequence GTGAAAGCTCCCCCCGAGAAATCGACAACCGTTCTTCCCACCTTCGGAGAGGCCCTGGAACGGGCCGCCGCGCTCCGCCCCGGACCGGCCGTCATGGACGGCAACCGGTGGTGGAGCTGGCACGACTGCCTGCTCCAGGCCGAGCGGACCGCCGGCGCGCTGCACCGGCGCGGACTGCGGGCCGGCGAGGTGCTGGCGGCCCAGCTCCCCAACAGCTGGGAACTGCTGGTGCTGCACGCGGCCACCGCCCGGCTCGGCGTGCTGCTGCTGCCGCTGCACTCCGCGTACGGCGCCCACGAGGTGCGCTCGCTGCTGGAGCAGTCCAGGGCGAGCGCCCTGGTGGCCCGGGACTCCTACCGGGGCCGGGACCGCGCCGCCGGCATCCGCGCCCTGCGCGAGCAGCTCCCGGCGCTGCGGCACGTCTGGCTCTCCGGCGCCGACCGCGCCGTCCGGCCCGCCGACGGGCCGGACGACCTGCCGAGCTCCGTCGAACTGCTGGACGGGGCCCCCTACTTCGAGGGCCGGCTGCCGGAGCGCCCGCGCGGCCACCAGACGCCGCTGATGCTGCTGGCCTCCTCCGGCACCACCTCCCGGCGGCCCAAGCTCTGCCTGCACAGCCACGGCGGACTGCTCGGCAACGCCGCCGCGGTGGCCGCGGACGGCGGGCTCGGGGCCGGCGACACCGTGGTGTCGGCCAGCCCGCTCAGCCACGCCTTCGGGATGCTCTCGGTGCACCTGGCGCTGGTCACCGGCGGCGCCGTCGGCCTCTTCGAGGGCTGGGACCCGGCCCGCTTCCTGGCCGGGCTGCGGGCCGCCGGGGCCACCGCCGCGTTCGCCGTCCCGGCCCAGCTGCGCGACCTGCTCGCCCTGGTCGAGCAGGAGGCCGGGCCGGGCGCGGAGCCGGGCCCGGTGCCCGTGCCGGGGCTGCGGGAGGTCCGCACCGGCGGCGCGCCGGTGCCCCGCGAACTGGCCGACGGGGTGCGCCGCCGACTCGGCGCCCGGCTGATCGTCCAGTGGGGGATGACCGAGGTCGGCGCCGGGACGTTCACCCGGCCCGCGGACCCGCCCGAGGCGGTGGCCACCGTCGGCCGGCCGGTCTCCGGCGCCGAGGCCCGGGTGGTGGACGCGGACGGCGCGCCCGTCCCGGCCGGCACCACCGGCGAGCTCCAGTACCGCAGCCCCTACCTGTTCAAGGGGTACCTGCACGCGCCGGAGCTGACCGCGGCCGCGTTCACCGCGGACGGCTGGCTGCGCTCCGGCGACCTGGCCGCGCTCCAGGAGGACGGCTCGGTCGGCTACCGGGGCCGCGGCGACGAGCTGATCAACCGGGGCGGGCTCAAGTTCAGCGCCCTGGAGGTGGAGGAACTGCTCAACGACCTGCCGCAGCTGGCCCAGCACGCGGTGGTGGCGCGGCCCGACCCGCGGCTGGGCCAGCGCTCCTGCCTGCTGGTCGCGCTGCGCGGGGACGCCCGGCTGACCCTCGACGAGGTGACCGGCCACCTGTCCCGCAAGGGCCTGGCCACCTACAAGCTGCCCGAGCAGCTGGTGGTGGTCGACCGGCTGCCGACCACCGTCACCGGCAAGATCGCCCGGGCCAGGCTGCGGGCCGTCCTGCTCGACCCCGAGCCCGGGACCGGGCCCGGTGCCGCGCCCACCCACCGGCCGTCGGCGCGGGTCGTGCCGGCCGACCTGGTCCCGTCGGTGCCCCGCCCCCGGGACGGGCACCTGCGGACCGCCCCCGACGACCCGGGCGCGGCCCGGTGA